The Candidatus Binataceae bacterium region GCGTCGGACCGCGCAGCGCCGGTTCCGACCCCGGCCCGGCCTGCTACGGCAAAGGCGCCAAGGACGCGACCGTCACCGACGCCAATCTGCTGCTTGGGCGGCTCGAGCCGACGCTCGGCGGCAAGATGGTTCTCGACCGCGACGCGGCGCATCGCGCGGTAGCCGAGATCGGCCGGCGCGTCGGGCTCGAGCCGATCGCGGCCGCCGAGGGTATCGTGTCGATCTGCACCGAGAACATGGCGCAGGCGATTCGCCTCGCGCTGGCCGAGCGCGGCCGCGACCCGCGGGACTTCGCCCTTGCGAGCTCCGGCGGCGCGGGTGCGATGCACGCGTGCTGGATCGCCCGCTCGCTCGGAATCCCCACCGTGATCGTTCCCGCGTACGCCGGCGTCGCCTCGGCCTACGGCGCGACGCGGATGGATTTGCGCTACGACCTCGAGCGGTTTTTCTACTCGCCGCTCGCGGAGACCAGCCCCGAGGATCTCGAGCGGCGCTATCGCGCGCTCGAGGAGGAAGGCCGAGCGTTGCTCTCGCGCGAGGGGATCGCGCTCGCCGCGGTGCGGCTCAAGCGCACGGCGCAGATGCGCTACGTCGGCCAGAGCTACGAGGTCCTGACGCCGATCCCGGATCGCGTCGGCGCGACGCTGGACGAGGTGCGGGCCAATTTTCACAAGTCGCATCTGCGCGAATACGGCGTCGCCTCGGAGGAGTTCGAGCCGGCCTTCGTGAGCCTTGGCGTGACCGCCCTTGGCGTGGTCGCGGGGCATGGAAGCCGCGATTCGCAGGCTGTTCCCGCAAGCGCCCGGAAAGGCGATACTGCAAACGTGATCAAGGGCGAGCGCGACGTGATCTTCGACGGCAAGGCGATCCGGACCGCGCTTTACGACGCCGCGGCGCTGCGTCCAGGCCGCAGGATCGAGGGGCCCGCGATTGTCGAGCACGAGCATTCGTGCACCGCGCTCGCGCCGGCAAGTTCGGCGATGGTTGATGCTGAGGGCAATCTGTCCATAACCGTGTAAGGGAGTGCCGATGAACACTTCGAGCGAAAATGGCAAGCGGCTTGACCCGGTAACTTTCGAAGTCCTGCGCAGCTCCTTCGAATACGTCTGCGGCAGGATGAGCACGGTGCTGCAGAAGGCCGCCTTCTCGCCGATCATCTACGACATGGTCGACTTCTCCAACGCCATCTACAACGAGAAGCTCGAGCTGCTCGGCCAGACCGCGAACTGCCCGGTCCATATCGCGGCGATGCACTTTTCGGCGCAGGCCTCGGTCAAGCACTTCGGCTTCGAGAGCCTGCGCCGGGGCGACATCTTCGTGCTCAACGACCCTTACGACGGCGGCACGCATCTGAACGACATGACGTTTACGATGCCGGTCTTCTTCGAGGGCGACATCCTGGGCTTCGCGGTTTCGCGCGGCCACTGGACCGACGTCGGCGGCGGTGCGGCCGGCGGCCAGGCCTTCGGCACGCATATCGCCGGCGAGGGCCTGCGGCTGCCGCCCCTTCGGATGTACGAGAATTACCGCGTCAACGACGACCTCTTGCGGATCATCGTCGCCAATACGCGCACTCCGCAGTACATCAAGGGCGACCTGCAGGCCCATCTGGCGGCGCTGCGCGTGGCCGAGGCTGAACTGCAGCGCATCGCGCGGCGCTACGGGATCGAAACCGTGCGCCAGGGGATGCGGGAAGTGCTCGACTATACCGAGCGCCTCACGCGCAACGCGATTCGCGAGATTCCCAACGGCACCTATCACGCGGTTGACTACGCCGACACCGACGGCATCTCCGACGAGCCGGTGCGCGTCGAGGTCACGCTCAAGGTCGAGGACGACCGCATCGTGGTGGATTTCGAGGGCAGCGATCGTCCGGTGGCCGGCGGAATCAATTCGCCGATGGCCAATACCTATTCGGCGGTTTACTACTCGCTCAAGTTTTTCCTGTCCTCCGACGCGCCGGCCAACGCGGGCAGCTTCCGTCCGATCGAAATTCGGCTGCCCGGGGATTGTTGGCTCAACGCCAAATGGCCGTCGCCGACGATCGGCTGCACCACGCTGACCTCGTCGAAGATCACGGCGGCTATCTGGAAAGCGCTTTCCGACGCGATTCCCGAGCGCGCCGTCGCGCCCACCTTCGCCGAATGCAACTGGTTCGTCTGCTCGGTGAAAGATCCGAACAGTGGCGAGAACTTCGTCTTCTCCGACCTGCCGGCGGGGGGATGGGGCGGCACGCCGCACCACGACGGCATGAGCGTCACCCAGGATCCGCTGGGCAACTGCGCCAATTTGTCGGCCGAGGTCGCCGAACTGCTCTTCCCGATTCGCTACGAGGCCTTCGACCTGCGCGCCGAC contains the following coding sequences:
- a CDS encoding hydantoinase B/oxoprolinase family protein, translating into MNTSSENGKRLDPVTFEVLRSSFEYVCGRMSTVLQKAAFSPIIYDMVDFSNAIYNEKLELLGQTANCPVHIAAMHFSAQASVKHFGFESLRRGDIFVLNDPYDGGTHLNDMTFTMPVFFEGDILGFAVSRGHWTDVGGGAAGGQAFGTHIAGEGLRLPPLRMYENYRVNDDLLRIIVANTRTPQYIKGDLQAHLAALRVAEAELQRIARRYGIETVRQGMREVLDYTERLTRNAIREIPNGTYHAVDYADTDGISDEPVRVEVTLKVEDDRIVVDFEGSDRPVAGGINSPMANTYSAVYYSLKFFLSSDAPANAGSFRPIEIRLPGDCWLNAKWPSPTIGCTTLTSSKITAAIWKALSDAIPERAVAPTFAECNWFVCSVKDPNSGENFVFSDLPAGGWGGTPHHDGMSVTQDPLGNCANLSAEVAELLFPIRYEAFDLRADSAGAGRNRGGLGSRMAITMLGAAEVSIETSRTRTGTPGVAGGGDSVAQRVSRVATDGKLDVFGGIAPDGMWHNPLRGKRLEPGDRFEVLTTGGGGWGDPMTREPARVLEDFLDGYVTPAQARATYGVVIDPKSKAIDAEATRRTRADHQKAQAVAAGGGR
- a CDS encoding hydantoinase/oxoprolinase family protein, whose amino-acid sequence is MSWRIGIDVGGTFTDLFAVNEETSETRTAKVLGTKHRLVESVLGALRQTGIKPALVAEIVHGSTTATNALIERTFPPAAMITTEGFRDTIEIGRQRRERLYDPYQVKERPLIPRRMRFTLNERMSAQGEIVRPFDEKVAREVIAEALGQGAETIAVCFINAYVDGRHERRVRELIHEAAPNVRVAISSETRPQFRELGRFMTTVVRAVLLPVMAGYLQDLEQELTRWGFKGSLLIIKSNGGVMGVASAIERPEELIESGPAGGVAYASALSRSMREAAQVIHTDMGGTSFDVAVVEDGEGLVTNSYELRWEMPIITPMLDIRSIGAGGGSIAWIDEGGSLRVGPRSAGSDPGPACYGKGAKDATVTDANLLLGRLEPTLGGKMVLDRDAAHRAVAEIGRRVGLEPIAAAEGIVSICTENMAQAIRLALAERGRDPRDFALASSGGAGAMHACWIARSLGIPTVIVPAYAGVASAYGATRMDLRYDLERFFYSPLAETSPEDLERRYRALEEEGRALLSREGIALAAVRLKRTAQMRYVGQSYEVLTPIPDRVGATLDEVRANFHKSHLREYGVASEEFEPAFVSLGVTALGVVAGHGSRDSQAVPASARKGDTANVIKGERDVIFDGKAIRTALYDAAALRPGRRIEGPAIVEHEHSCTALAPASSAMVDAEGNLSITV